The following coding sequences lie in one Rutidosis leptorrhynchoides isolate AG116_Rl617_1_P2 chromosome 6, CSIRO_AGI_Rlap_v1, whole genome shotgun sequence genomic window:
- the LOC139855454 gene encoding uncharacterized protein: protein MTAFNAGNVSYKFDYRSTNDDAWYNCGIVLDHEKQQLRVKFEHFKPIENDEVFSITDFKDQDQLDEFIARFRPVSLVLDDNECSRVIEGMTVCATYGDEDSLRYFDAVVDAVYYKEHTAKKCLCNYMLFWQHGPQEGNITATKLENISLISYGVDDLILSEFSKLVEENLRGKSSEFFLIPKSSFLSKITSSNETLLPQEFGSVGHSSLVGHSKGKERFFLELSDQDRDMGGVKETGRHHYIILENLERDLCPTLMMMFIHEQTEITAQAYVFPNLSMETYARGAIVVESKSNLKRLYEFINNPNQFIVSSTGRPWVIAEDKHRIGNFKTNLQGLQPRVENVNTDSELKVVWLGTEEYRNAKQLKDLFIEYRNHLNGLAQRLEKEEDKVKKKMKTDSH from the exons ATGACGGCTTTTAACGCCGGTAACGTATCTTACAAGTTCGACTACCGGTCGACGAACGATGACGCATGGTATAACTGCGGCATCGTTCTTGATCACGAAAAGCAGCAGCTCCGCGTTAAATTCGAGCATTTCAAGCCGATTGAAAATGATGAGGTTTTCTCGATTACCGATTTCAAGGATCAAGATCAACTCGATGAATTCATCGCTAGATTCCGTCCAGTTTCACTGGTGCTCGATGATAATGAGTGCTCGAGAGTGATTGAAGGAATGACGGTATGCGCTACCTATGGAGACGAAGACTCGCTTCGATACTTTGACGCCGTCGTTGATGCT GTGTATTACAAAGAGCATACGGCTAAAAAGTGTctatgcaactatatgttgttctggcAACATGGTCCTCAAGAAGGAAATATTACAGCAACAAAACTTGAGAATATAAGCCTGATATCGTATGGTGTTGATGATCTCATACTTTCCGAATTCTCAAAGCTCGTGGAGGAAAATCTTAGAGGAAAATCTTCTGAGTTTTTTCTAATCCCAAAGAGCTCGTTTTTGTCCAAAATAACAAGCTCAAATGAAACTCTCTTACCACAG GAGTTTGGCAGTGTGGGACATAGTTCTCTCGTTGGACACTCTAAAG GGAAGGAGAGGTTCTTCCTTGAATTGAGTGATCAGGATAGAGATATGGGAGGTGTAAAAGAAACTGGACGTCATCATTACATAATATTAGAGAATTTGGAGAGAGATTTATGCCCAACATTGATGATGATGTTCATCCACGAGCAAACTGAAATCACAGCACAAGCATACGTTTTCCCAAACTTGTCAATGGAAACATATGCACGAGGAGCAATTGTTGTGGAGAGCAAATCAAATCTCAAGAGATTATATGAATTTATAAATAATCCAAATCAATTTATAGTTTCTTCAACTGGAAG GCCATGGGTAATAGCTGAAGACAAACATAGGATTGGAAACTTCAAGACAAACCTGCAGGGCTTGCAGCCACGGGTTGAG AACGTAAACACAGATAGTGAATTGAAAGTCGTCTGGTTAGGAACAGAAGAGTATAGGAACGCTAAACAACTAAAAGATCTCTTTATAGAATATCGTAATCATTTAAATGGACTTGCACAAAGGTTGGAAAAGGAGGAGGATAAGGTAAAGAAGAAGATGAAAACCGACAGTCATTAA